In one window of Microbacterium natoriense DNA:
- a CDS encoding NIPSNAP family protein, translating to MITVHLRYEIDPDKLDVFTEYGRAWIRLVAKHGGTHHGYFMPSEGDSDEAFALFTFPSLAAYEIYRTASKTDPECVEAFELARRTQCIRRYERRFLSPVFSADAD from the coding sequence ATGATCACTGTTCACCTGCGCTACGAGATCGACCCCGACAAGCTCGACGTCTTCACCGAGTACGGCCGCGCGTGGATCCGGCTTGTGGCGAAGCACGGAGGAACCCACCACGGGTATTTCATGCCGAGCGAAGGCGACAGCGACGAAGCATTCGCGCTGTTCACGTTCCCCTCCTTGGCAGCGTACGAGATCTACCGCACAGCGTCGAAGACCGACCCCGAATGCGTGGAGGCCTTCGAACTGGCGCGCAGAACGCAGTGCATCCGCCGCTACGAGCGCCGCTTCCTCAGCCCGGTCTTCTCAGCAGACGCGGACTGA
- a CDS encoding VOC family protein: MTDTTSSPASEIPNDPGNPPVPPGALLLELVPVPVTDIERAKAFYQDQLGFRLDVDVNPKPGVRIVQLTPPGSACSITLAEGLPTLDMPAGTLRGLHLVVADIEASRARLVERGVDISEVEDLGGVFYAFFADPDGNTWCLQHMPWR, from the coding sequence ATGACCGACACGACCTCCTCCCCCGCCAGCGAGATCCCGAACGATCCAGGCAACCCGCCCGTGCCGCCCGGTGCGCTGTTGCTGGAGCTCGTGCCGGTGCCGGTCACCGACATCGAACGGGCCAAGGCCTTCTACCAGGACCAGCTCGGGTTCCGTCTCGACGTCGACGTCAATCCGAAGCCCGGTGTCCGAATCGTGCAGCTCACTCCGCCCGGTTCCGCGTGCTCGATCACGCTCGCCGAAGGCCTGCCGACGCTCGACATGCCGGCCGGAACACTGCGAGGCCTGCACCTGGTGGTCGCCGACATCGAGGCCTCCCGCGCTCGACTCGTCGAACGCGGTGTCGACATCAGCGAGGTCGAGGACCTTGGCGGAGTGTTCTACGCGTTCTTCGCGGATCCCGACGGCAACACCTGGTGCCTGCAGCACATGCCCTGGCGCTAG
- a CDS encoding IS5 family transposase codes for MPTIHPDFLEPLWIAFSALLPEYVDTHRYGGHNPRTDDRLIFERLIEVVFNGLSYEKAAVKEASATTLRRRRDEWVELGVFGELKMITLRAYDKMFGLDFSNLSIDGCITKAPNGGELAGRSPVDRGKGGVKRHLMVAGEIPLHTVVTAANVNDSTLLADSLDGLEPFADLLPEPGDITVHLDAGYDYPKTLKTVEERGYRYEVSKKGMPLQAGQRWRVESAHSWFNQATVMVRRRERKATIFAAWVQMVNALIVVRKIVTKGWYQYRWEGRPEKFKRAWGRNTARRIATALRYR; via the coding sequence TTGCCTACGATCCATCCCGACTTCCTCGAACCGCTCTGGATTGCGTTCAGTGCTCTACTGCCTGAGTATGTCGATACTCATCGCTACGGCGGCCATAATCCGCGCACCGATGACAGGTTGATCTTTGAGCGCTTGATCGAGGTCGTCTTCAACGGGCTGTCATACGAGAAGGCCGCTGTGAAGGAGGCTTCCGCGACTACGCTGCGGCGTCGACGTGACGAGTGGGTTGAGCTGGGCGTGTTCGGGGAGCTGAAGATGATCACGCTCCGCGCCTACGACAAGATGTTCGGTCTGGACTTCTCGAACCTGTCGATTGACGGTTGCATCACCAAGGCTCCGAACGGTGGCGAGCTGGCCGGCAGGTCGCCGGTGGATCGTGGAAAGGGAGGCGTGAAGCGTCATCTGATGGTGGCAGGGGAGATTCCGCTGCACACGGTAGTGACGGCCGCGAACGTCAACGATAGCACGTTGCTCGCGGACAGTCTCGACGGCCTGGAGCCGTTCGCGGACCTTCTCCCTGAGCCCGGCGACATCACAGTCCACCTCGACGCCGGATACGACTACCCGAAGACACTGAAGACCGTCGAGGAACGCGGATATAGGTACGAGGTTAGCAAGAAGGGCATGCCGCTCCAGGCAGGACAGCGGTGGCGCGTCGAGTCCGCTCATTCCTGGTTCAATCAAGCCACCGTAATGGTGCGACGCAGGGAACGCAAGGCCACGATCTTCGCAGCGTGGGTGCAGATGGTCAATGCTCTCATCGTCGTGAGGAAGATCGTCACGAAGGGCTGGTACCAGTACCGCTGGGAAGGTCGCCCCGAGAAGTTCAAGCGCGCCTGGGGTAGGAACACCGCCCGCCGGATCGCGACTGCTCTCAGGTATCGATGA
- a CDS encoding helix-turn-helix domain-containing protein, with protein MADRPLRVIEAAALAGVPRATFYLWIRKGKVRTEPAPGGQMRVRESEALRIRAWLRGEDRE; from the coding sequence ATGGCCGATCGCCCGTTGCGCGTGATCGAGGCAGCAGCCCTCGCCGGAGTACCGCGCGCCACCTTCTACCTCTGGATTCGCAAGGGCAAGGTTCGAACTGAACCAGCACCGGGCGGGCAGATGCGTGTGCGCGAATCCGAAGCACTACGAATCCGCGCGTGGCTTCGTGGCGAAGACCGTGAGTAA
- a CDS encoding antitoxin VbhA family protein, which translates to MAGISKDRAIYHAIHSSRLAGLPPEPDELAILQDFAEDRIDRAEFRAAMRAAGARKAGIGRPRQGSAR; encoded by the coding sequence ATGGCAGGCATCTCGAAGGACCGGGCGATATACCACGCGATCCACTCCTCGAGGCTTGCCGGACTGCCACCTGAGCCCGACGAACTCGCGATCCTCCAGGACTTCGCTGAAGACCGGATCGACCGTGCCGAGTTTCGCGCCGCCATGCGCGCCGCCGGAGCACGAAAGGCCGGCATTGGGCGACCTCGCCAAGGGTCTGCTCGGTGA